The sequence GCGTGAGAAAATGAAAACAGAAGTAGAAGCTGACATGAAAAAACGCGCATTTGCTTGGGCACAAGAGGAAGTGAAGAAGGCGGAAGCAAAAGCCCGAGAAGATGCACAAAAACAAGCAGTCGAACTCGAAGATTTGCGAAAAAAGCGTGATGAAGCAGAGAAAAAAGAAATGGAATTTCTCAAGCAATCTCAAGAATTCGAAAATATGAAGCGCAATCAAGCGCTCGAACTCGAGAAGGCAAAAATGGAAGAACGCAAGAAAGTCGAAGAAGAAGCTCGAAAACAAGCAGAAGAGCGTGCCAAGTTCGAGAATGAGAAGATGAAGCTCGAATCTGACAAGCGTATCGCTGAACTCACGAAACAACTCGAGATGACACAACGCGCCGTCGAAGATGCGAACCGCAAGGCGAATCAATGAAGCATGCAGATTCAAGGAGAAATCCAGGAAGATGCGCTGAAGGAATTATTGCAACAGAGCTTCCCTATCGACATTATTTCTGACGTGGAGAAAGGCATCAAGTGAGCGGATATCATCCAAGAAGTCCGCAATGATTTCGGTCAGTCCGTTGGTGTCATCGCTTGGGAATCGAAGAATACGAAAGCATGGTCTGATGGTTGGGTAGAAAAACTCAAAGAAGATCGTCTCCGTGTCGGCGCTGGAGTCTCTGTCATCGTCTCATCCGTTCTTCCAGAATGAGTGAACCGATTCGGACTCTACCGCGATATCTGGGTCACAGACTACGAGTCTGTCCTCCCACTCACGATTGCCCTCCGCGCACATATCATCGAGATGACGAAGGTACGCAATAGTCTCAAGGGGAAAGACGAGAAGATGGAAGTCCTCTATAACTACCTCATCTCTCCAGAATTCAAGGCAAAGATCGAGAATATCGTCGAGGCATTTTCGACGATGAAGGATGATCTCGACCGTGAGAAGCGCGCTATGGAGAAAATGTGGAGTGCTCGTGAGAAACAACTCTCTCGTGTCATCGATAATACTGCTCGACTCTATGGTGACATGCAATGACTTATCGGGTCGCAACTTGGGACGGTCGAGTATTTGGAATTGGGGGGTGGGGAGGAATAATTTCTGTTATTGCGAGGCACGAAGCAATCTTATCTACATTGTCCGATTTGCTAAAGTTATGGAAAATAAAAATCTGAAAATATGCTAGATTTCCTAAATCAGAAACTTTGAACTTCTTTTAAAGAAGATGACCTAATGGCACTTAAAGATTTTGTTTTGTTATGGAACGTATTTGAAGATACTTTGTTTAATAAAAGTTTCAGTGTTACAAAAGCATCTGAATTTATTTGAAGCAATTCTCTGGATATTGAATTATTTGAAAAACACCTATCCTATTTCAGGGATCGATATGTTTTAAATTGAGTTTTTACAGATAAATATCAGCTATTTTTCCGAACTAGCGACCGAGAAGATATTGTAAAGAAAGTTTTATTGTGAGAAACTTCAAATTCTGATGAATTAATACTCGGAATGCTATTAATTATTTTCAGATATAGAAATAATTTGTTTCATTGACTTAAAGAGTTTTGAAAATTCGATAAACAAAAAGAGAATTTCGAAATAGCAAATGATTTCTTAAAAACCATAATTGATTATATTCTCTAAAAATAGACTATTCTTTTTCAATTCAAGTAATATAAGAAAATCACTCCCAATTAAAATGCGGGATATTATAAAATACCTGCTTTTCATCTGGGGAAAGTTTTTTCCACATTTTTACAAAAGCAATCTGAAAACGTCATGACCAACAATCATTATAATTAAAGTCAATATGATATACTCCTGTATTAAATCTTGTTAACTCATGAATAGTTTTTTCTACCTTCCTAAACTCATCTTCGGAAACCTGTTTATTAAAAATTCTAAATTCTTTTCCTTGAAAAGCAACTCCTTTAGTAAATTCCTTTCCCTGAGGTGTATACCCATCTATGAAGTAACAAAATATATTATTTCTCGTAAATTTTAAACCTCTGCAATAAAAACAATCTTCGCAAAAAATACATGCATCACAATAGTGACAATTACGAACATTTGAAACATTATTACAATAAAAGCTATCTCTAGAATAATTGATTTGATGACAATATTGGCAACCAGATGAAGTACCTGATCAGACACAATAGTGGCACCATTGTAAACTTTTACAACCAATACAATTTGTACATGATGCATCACAATTTAAACACTCCTTCATATTATTCTTTGGAAAAAAATAATCAAACATACCTATTATTTTATAAAGAAGTAAACGAATTCTATTTACAAGAAAATTTTAAGAATCTAAGAATCTTCTAACACATAGAATATATAAATACATTATTATGTAAAGGTAAATAATTTTACATATATCACTATCTGCATAAAATGGGGTTCTCCCGAAAGTATTGGTTTCAGTTATAGTCTTTGTATGATTTCTATATAAGATTTATTTCTCATTTAATGATATCTATGAAGTTATGATTAAACTAATTAATATTGACGTATGGAGTGTTGGCTTCGCCCCCGCTGGTTGCAGGTTAGCAAAAAGCACAAAATCTTCAATAACTATAGCGGACTGATATACAAGGAGGGGTAGCAAGTGTGGTTCAATTCCACGAGCCAGCACCATTAGAAAGCCAGAAGACCAGAAATGGTCTTTTTTTCTTTTTTGACTTCATAAACACTTTCTATATACTTGACCTGTCAAGCATTTAAAAAGTAAATTACATTTACTCACTTCGTGAACGGCAATGCTTGCCGTTTTTTAAACGCTCGGAAGACTTCGCTCACTCGGAAAATAAGCAAGCTTCTTTTCCTCGTTCTGCTCGTCTATCAACTATTAATTAAGTATATTTTTATGTCTCCTATTTCCCCGACTCTTTCATTTTTCATTTCCCTCTCTCGTATCGAGACAGTTCTCTCACGGAGACTCGATGCTCGGCTCGGTGGACTCGGATGGTCAGATTTTCTGATTCTCCATGCACTCTCGGTTGCACCAGATGGACGACTCCGTCGCGTAGATCTCGCGGATACAATCGGACTCACAGCAAGCGGGATTACCCGACTTCTCCTCCCGATGGAGAAGGTCGGACTCGTGAGACGTGAAGCACACGAGGGTGATGCACGTGTGAGCTATGTCGCTATTGCTCCAGGAGGTCAGGCGAAGCTCACAGAAGCCATCATTCGTGCCGAGGAGTTCTGTTCGGATATCATCCATTTAGCAGAATCTGTCGAGATCGAGCGTGCGAACAATATCATCCAGAAGATGAGTAAGAGGATTGGATAGTTCTCTGGAAAAACATTTGCAATATTATACATATGTATATACTGTATACATATGTATTTCATATATGAACAACGAGAATAATAATATCATCATCTATCAGAGAAAGAATGGAGAAATCCAGATACAGATGGATCAGAAATCCGATACCGTCTGGGCTCGACAAGAACAGATTGCCGAGTTATTTGATATCGATAGAACGGTCGTAAATAAACATATTCGCAATGTTTTAAATACTGATGAGCTAGATCCAGACTGAGTATGTGTAAAATTTGCACATACTGCGGAAGATGGAAAAACCTACCAAGTTATGTTCTATAATTTGGATATGATTCTTGCGGTTGGTTACCGTACTAATTCCAAAAATGCTATCAAATTCCGTCAGTGGACAACCGCCAGACTCAAGGAATATCTCGTCCAAGGGTATTCTATCAACCAATCTCGTCTTGATAAATTGAAGAAAAGTCCACTAAATCTCCTCATTGCCCAGAGTGATCCGAAGGAGAAAGAGATGATGATAAAGCTGGTGGTGAACCTGATAAATCAGGGATAAAAAAACCATAAAAACTTGTAAAGTAGCTATTATAGATACAATGGACATATATTAAAATCTTCATATGCAAACTATCACTTCGGTCGAAGCCCAGAATAACTTCGAGCGACTCATGAATACCATTCCTCGCGAGCCTGTCATCATCACAAAACATGGGAAAAATTTCGCCATGGTAATCCAATATGAAGAACCTGTCGAGTTCGGAGAAATAGCTATTTCCGAACTCTCTTCTGAGACTCAGGAATCCCTCACAAAAGCGAGAAAACTCTCAAAAAGTGCATTCATAAACTACTAATATGGTAAAAATCCGTCAGGTATTTATCGCGCCCGAAGCACTCGAATATCTCGTGAAACGACAACTCGAAAAACAATACCAGAAAGCGAAAATATTCATCATTGCGTGACATTTCTCGAATGTAGATCTGAAAATCCGCGAACCAAAAGAAGATAGAATTTGGTATTTCCGTATCAATAAGCAATATCGAGCACTCTGTGAACTCGATGGAGAAATTCTCTATGTGTTAGCAATAGATAGTCATCAATAGTCATTTCTCGCTTAAATTGGATCCAAAGAGAAAGAGATGATGATAAAACCGTAGTGAATCTTAATTAACAAGGAGTAGTGATCTTTACAATTTCCGTATTTCATAATAAATCATATAAATTAGTTGACTTTCTATTGTAAATTAATATAACTCGTAAATCAGACTCTCCAATTGCTGTACAAAAACATTCTCAATAGAGAGGTATCCGAAAATTCAATAAGCACAAGAGAATATACGATATACATTCCCTGAAAGCATTTCTTATCTATGAAATTATGGAAATTGCAAATATATGAGACCTATGAGTACAGAAAGATGCTCTCAAAACCCATGATCTCGTCCAACAAAATCAGTGAACGATAGAGGAAGAGGGTTATGCAAGTACAGGAATCGGCTGCAATGTGAAAT is a genomic window of Candidatus Gracilibacteria bacterium containing:
- a CDS encoding DUF2130 domain-containing protein, translated to MSNTNLITCPNCGHQFSLSDVQKHEMEEMREKMKTEVEADMKKRAFAWAQEEVKKAEAKAREDAQKQAVELEDLRKKRDEAEKKEMEFLKQSQEFENMKRNQALELEKAKMEERKKVEEEARKQAEERAKFENEKMKLESDKRIAELTKQLEMTQRAVEDANRKANQGSMQIQGEIQEDALKELLQQSFPIDIISDVEKGIKGADIIQEVRNDFGQSVGVIAWESKNTKAWSDGWVEKLKEDRLRVGAGVSVIVSSVLPEGVNRFGLYRDIWVTDYESVLPLTIALRAHIIEMTKVRNSLKGKDEKMEVLYNYLISPEFKAKIENIVEAFSTMKDDLDREKRAMEKMWSAREKQLSRVIDNTARLYGDMQGLIGSQLGTVEYLELGGGEE
- a CDS encoding MarR family transcriptional regulator → MSPISPTLSFFISLSRIETVLSRRLDARLGGLGWSDFLILHALSVAPDGRLRRVDLADTIGLTASGITRLLLPMEKVGLVRREAHEGDARVSYVAIAPGGQAKLTEAIIRAEEFCSDIIHLAESVEIERANNIIQKMSKRIG
- the rhuM gene encoding RhuM family protein, whose translation is MNNENNNIIIYQRKNGEIQIQMDQKSDTVWARQEQIAELFDIDRTVVNKHIRNVLNTDELDPDGVCVKFAHTAEDGKTYQVMFYNLDMILAVGYRTNSKNAIKFRQWTTARLKEYLVQGYSINQSRLDKLKKSPLNLLIAQSDPKEKEMMIKLVVNLINQG
- a CDS encoding type II toxin-antitoxin system prevent-host-death family antitoxin, which translates into the protein MQTITSVEAQNNFERLMNTIPREPVIITKHGKNFAMVIQYEEPVEFGEIAISELSSETQESLTKARKLSKSAFINY